One window of the Methylovirgula sp. HY1 genome contains the following:
- a CDS encoding ferredoxin, which yields MDLELPMVFKYHVFACFTKRPAGHPRGSCMEKNAQPLWDRLQQKLDAKPLPDVNMSASGCLSFCRAGPLMVVYPEGIWYRPETSDDIDEIVQSHFIEGKPVERLIIIPQR from the coding sequence ATGGACCTCGAATTACCCATGGTATTCAAATACCATGTCTTCGCCTGTTTTACGAAGCGGCCGGCGGGACATCCGCGCGGCAGCTGCATGGAAAAGAATGCTCAGCCTCTCTGGGATCGCCTGCAGCAGAAACTCGATGCCAAGCCCCTGCCCGATGTCAATATGAGTGCCTCCGGCTGCTTGAGCTTTTGCCGGGCTGGGCCGCTCATGGTCGTCTATCCGGAGGGGATTTGGTATCGGCCGGAGACGAGCGACGATATCGACGAGATCGTCCAATCGCATTTCATTGAAGGCAAGCCGGTCGAACGGCTGATCATCATCCCGCAGCGTTGA
- a CDS encoding chemotaxis protein CheD (catalyzes the conversion of glutamine residues to glutamate on methyl-accepting chemotaxis receptors), with protein MKHEPSRSPPGTGSHDAQHYKVNIIQGEYFVTDDPNVVVTTLLGSCVAACIRDPVARVGGINHFLLPGSETRMNGEAERYGVHLMELLVNGLLQHGARRERLEAKLFGGARTVEGLSDIGARNVAFAEKFLQNEDICVVGGSWGGGSGRRLQYWPVLGRARQAVMSNDRSLPPLIVTPAPKPSGGGEVEFF; from the coding sequence GTGAAGCACGAGCCATCGAGATCGCCGCCCGGCACGGGTTCGCACGACGCGCAACATTACAAGGTGAATATCATCCAGGGCGAGTATTTTGTGACCGACGATCCCAATGTCGTGGTTACGACGCTGCTCGGTTCCTGTGTTGCAGCCTGCATTCGTGATCCGGTCGCGCGGGTTGGTGGCATAAATCACTTTCTACTGCCCGGATCGGAGACCCGTATGAACGGCGAGGCGGAGCGCTATGGCGTCCATTTAATGGAGCTTTTGGTGAACGGCCTGCTGCAGCATGGGGCGCGCAGAGAACGGCTCGAGGCCAAGCTCTTCGGTGGCGCGAGAACCGTCGAGGGCCTTTCCGATATCGGGGCGCGCAACGTGGCATTCGCCGAAAAATTCCTCCAGAATGAAGATATTTGCGTTGTCGGCGGCAGTTGGGGCGGCGGCTCCGGACGCAGACTGCAGTACTGGCCGGTGTTAGGCCGGGCGCGGCAAGCTGTCATGTCGAACGACAGGAGCCTTCCGCCGTTGATCGTCACCCCCGCGCCGAAGCCAAGTGGCGGCGGCGAAGTCGAATTCTTTTGA
- a CDS encoding response regulator — MPAASAIRALIVDDQLTSRALIRDGLQQLGIQDIEMAADGEQGLKVMMQKPAHLIISDLNMPKLDGLGFLRAVRANPPTKNAAFIMLTGRGDREFIEKAVKCGVNNYLVKPFTMPSLRGAIEAVLGRLK; from the coding sequence ATGCCAGCGGCGTCTGCTATCAGAGCACTGATCGTCGACGATCAGCTCACGAGCCGCGCGTTGATCCGCGACGGCCTACAGCAATTGGGTATTCAAGACATAGAAATGGCGGCTGACGGCGAGCAGGGGCTCAAAGTCATGATGCAGAAGCCCGCGCATCTCATCATTTCGGATCTGAACATGCCAAAGCTCGATGGTCTCGGGTTTCTGCGTGCCGTGCGCGCCAATCCGCCGACCAAGAATGCGGCATTTATCATGCTGACCGGCCGAGGCGACCGCGAATTTATCGAAAAAGCGGTAAAGTGCGGCGTGAACAATTATCTCGTCAAGCCCTTCACAATGCCAAGCCTGAGGGGCGCGATAGAAGCCGTTCTGGGGCGTCTCAAGTGA